The sequence CCCGGTAATCTGACCGGATGACCGGGAATCTCGACTCGACGGACTGGGCGATCCTGGACGAACTCCAGCGGGACGGCCGGATCGCCTTCACGGAGCTGGCGCGGCGGGTGAATCTGAGCGCGTCGGCGGCGACCGAGCGGGTGCGGCGGCTGGAGACGGCCGGGATCATCACGGGATACCGCGCGGAGGTGGACCTGGAGCGGACCGGATACGTGGCGCTGGCAGTGGTCCGGCTGAAATATCCCGGCAGCCGGCACGAGCCGCTGCGCCGGATGCTCGGGGAGCGTCCGGAGATCCTGGAGTGCCTGCGTACCACCGGGGACGACTGCTACGTCCTGAAGGTGGCGGCCACCTCGATGGCGCACCTGGAGGAAATCGTCGACGAGCTGGCCGAGTTCGGGAGCACGACGACCAACCTCGTGTTCAGCCGGACGCTGCCGTTCCGGGGTCCGGGCGAGGCCCGGGAGCGCCCGCGTCCCTGACCTCCGGCCGCGCACCGCGCACGCGAAGGGGCGCACCCGGAAGAATCCGGGTGCGCCCCTCGGCGTCACCGCGCGACCGTTACCGGTCGAAGCGCTCGCGCGCCTCGTCCGTCGCGCCCTGGGCGCGCTCGCGGCCCTGCTGCGAGGCCTGCTTGGCGCGGTCGCGGCCCTGCTGGGACGCGTCCTTCGCGCGGTCGCGGCCCTGGCCCTGGCGCTGGCGGTCCTGCGCCTGGTCCTGCGCCTGCCCGGCGAGGTCCTTGGCCTTGTCCTTGAACTGGTCGGCGATGCCCATGCTGTTCACTCCTATGTGGTGCGTGGGGGTCGGCCCCGGTGGGGCCTCGACCAGATTCACACGGCCGGCCACGCTCCGCATGTCGATCACTCACGCTCCGTGCGCGCGGCGCGTTCGCCCTGGTCAGCGGCGCCTCCGGCGCCGACGAGGCCCTTGCTCATGCCCTCCAGGCGGGGGGCGAACCGGCGCATCTCACGCTGGCCGACGACGCCGATGAGGCTCGGCAGGTAGCCGCGTACGGACTGCATGCCGCGCAGCCACCACTGGGCGTAGACGTGGGGCGAGCGGCGCTCGATGCCGGCGACGATGCGGTCGACGGCGGGGCCGAGCGGGTACGTACGGTTCGCGGGCCAGGGCAGCCGCTTGCGGAGGTCGCGCATGACGTCGTCCTCGTCGGCGCCGCGCACCATGTCGGTGTCGGTCCAGGAGAGGTAGCCGACGCCCACCTTCACGCCCCGGTAGCCGACTTCGGCGCGCAGGCTGTGCGCGAAGGCCTCGACGCCGGACTTGGAGGCGCAGTAGGCGCTCATCATCGGGGCCGGCGTTATGGCGGCGAGGGACGCGATCTGGAGGAAGTAGCCGCGGCTCTCCATGAGGACG is a genomic window of Streptomyces sp. NBC_00708 containing:
- a CDS encoding SDR family oxidoreductase; amino-acid sequence: MSGRGSLEGQVVVVTGAARGVGELLARKLSARGAVLALVGLEPDELKKVSARLHGESDHWHADVTDHEAMARVAQEVKARFGKVDIVVANAGVATGGPLVDSDPVAWRRVIEVNLIGGAVTARAFLPVLMESRGYFLQIASLAAITPAPMMSAYCASKSGVEAFAHSLRAEVGYRGVKVGVGYLSWTDTDMVRGADEDDVMRDLRKRLPWPANRTYPLGPAVDRIVAGIERRSPHVYAQWWLRGMQSVRGYLPSLIGVVGQREMRRFAPRLEGMSKGLVGAGGAADQGERAARTERE
- a CDS encoding Lrp/AsnC family transcriptional regulator; amino-acid sequence: MTGNLDSTDWAILDELQRDGRIAFTELARRVNLSASAATERVRRLETAGIITGYRAEVDLERTGYVALAVVRLKYPGSRHEPLRRMLGERPEILECLRTTGDDCYVLKVAATSMAHLEEIVDELAEFGSTTTNLVFSRTLPFRGPGEARERPRP